The Thermodesulfobacteriota bacterium genome contains a region encoding:
- a CDS encoding chemotaxis protein CheA codes for MNADRITDDTRELLPDYLADARECLEVVSRVLLAVDRGEEDPEHVTLLFRQMHIIKGGAGLMGFAQVGRLAHAAEDVLGAVKRGDASFGPALASALLGVHDGLRALLDELESRGETATDPGGAIRALEAVLSGETGRAPPPEPAARAQAHCAPSAPAPAGEEADEVLREFFLESWELIDDLDQDLVALEERPGDRELLNKIFRAAHTLKGSSSFLGFQQISEVTHRVEDIFNKLRRDEMALQPEVMDVILEAVDRVRRLLQAAQAGSPGPAVDDLLAALARAAEAAPATPRDTPRAEVSAAPVPPSPATRAPAGASAEAGGRPPQAEQTIRVDVERLDSLMNLVGELVLAKNRLTRLRGQMEERLEGESLVEDLCETSSQIDLVASDLQLAVMKTRLVPIDKVFRKFPRMVRDLSRSLGKEIRLEIQGENTELDKSVVEVIGDPLVHLIRNSADHGVEGPEARAAAGKSREGRIRLSACHEGNHIVVSVEDDGKGMDPEVLKRKAMEKGLVSAQEAASMSPKEAFNLVFAPGFSTAQVVTNVSGRGVGMDVVKTNIAQLNGLIEIDSTLGGGTRVDVRIPLTLAIIQALLVRTGAEVYAVPLVSVVETVRVEPQEIKTVDRAPVLRLRDRVVPLLRIDQVFGIPTARKEKGREYVVILGMAEKRVGLVVDALVGEEEVVIKSLGSYLTDTPGIAGATIRGDGRVTLIVDVNQLLGLAARLRHGAPARAAA; via the coding sequence ATGAACGCCGACCGCATCACCGACGACACCCGGGAGCTGCTTCCCGACTATCTGGCCGACGCCCGGGAGTGCCTCGAGGTGGTGTCGCGGGTCCTCCTGGCGGTGGACCGGGGAGAAGAGGACCCGGAGCACGTGACGCTCCTCTTTCGCCAGATGCACATCATCAAGGGAGGAGCGGGGCTCATGGGATTCGCCCAGGTGGGGCGCCTGGCCCACGCCGCGGAGGACGTGCTGGGGGCGGTAAAGCGCGGGGACGCCTCCTTCGGCCCCGCCCTGGCCTCGGCGCTCCTCGGGGTGCACGACGGCCTTCGGGCACTGCTCGACGAGCTCGAGAGCCGGGGAGAGACCGCCACCGACCCGGGGGGCGCGATCCGCGCCCTGGAAGCAGTGCTGTCGGGGGAAACCGGCCGGGCGCCGCCTCCCGAGCCCGCCGCCCGCGCCCAAGCCCATTGCGCGCCCTCGGCGCCCGCTCCCGCCGGCGAGGAGGCGGACGAGGTCCTGCGGGAGTTCTTCCTCGAGAGCTGGGAGCTCATCGACGACCTGGATCAGGACCTGGTTGCGCTGGAGGAGCGGCCGGGCGACCGGGAGCTCCTCAACAAGATCTTCCGGGCGGCCCACACCCTCAAGGGCTCCAGCTCCTTCCTCGGGTTCCAGCAGATCAGCGAGGTCACCCATCGGGTGGAGGACATCTTCAACAAGCTCCGGCGAGACGAAATGGCGCTCCAGCCCGAAGTGATGGACGTCATCCTGGAGGCCGTGGACCGGGTGCGGCGGCTCCTGCAAGCCGCCCAGGCCGGCTCCCCGGGACCGGCGGTGGACGACCTCCTCGCCGCCTTGGCGCGGGCCGCCGAAGCAGCCCCCGCCACCCCAAGGGACACGCCCCGGGCCGAGGTCTCCGCAGCCCCGGTGCCGCCTTCCCCGGCGACGAGGGCCCCCGCAGGGGCGTCGGCGGAGGCCGGAGGCCGGCCGCCCCAGGCCGAGCAGACCATCCGCGTGGACGTGGAGCGGCTGGACTCCCTGATGAACCTGGTGGGGGAGCTGGTGCTCGCCAAGAACCGCCTCACCCGGCTCCGGGGACAGATGGAAGAACGGCTCGAAGGGGAGAGCCTGGTGGAGGACCTGTGCGAAACCTCCTCCCAGATCGACCTGGTGGCCTCGGACCTCCAACTGGCGGTGATGAAGACCCGGCTCGTGCCCATCGACAAGGTCTTCCGCAAGTTCCCCCGCATGGTGCGCGACCTCTCCCGCTCCCTGGGAAAGGAGATCCGGCTGGAGATCCAGGGGGAGAACACCGAGCTCGACAAGTCCGTGGTGGAAGTCATCGGCGACCCCCTGGTCCACCTCATCCGAAACTCCGCCGACCACGGTGTGGAAGGCCCCGAAGCGCGGGCCGCGGCAGGCAAGTCCCGGGAGGGCCGCATCCGGCTCTCCGCGTGCCACGAGGGAAACCACATCGTGGTGAGCGTGGAGGACGACGGGAAGGGCATGGACCCCGAGGTGCTCAAGCGAAAGGCAATGGAGAAGGGGCTCGTCTCCGCCCAGGAGGCCGCCTCCATGTCCCCCAAGGAGGCCTTCAACCTCGTTTTCGCCCCCGGTTTCTCCACGGCCCAGGTCGTGACCAACGTGAGCGGCCGGGGCGTGGGGATGGACGTGGTGAAGACCAACATCGCTCAGCTCAACGGCCTGATCGAGATCGACTCCACCCTGGGCGGCGGCACCCGTGTCGACGTGCGCATCCCGCTCACCCTGGCCATCATCCAGGCGCTGCTGGTGCGCACCGGCGCCGAGGTGTACGCGGTGCCCCTGGTGAGCGTGGTGGAGACCGTGCGGGTCGAGCCCCAGGAGATCAAGACCGTGGATCGGGCACCGGTGCTGCGGCTGCGCGACCGGGTCGTGCCGCTCCTGCGCATCGACCAGGTCTTCGGCATCCCGACCGCCCGCAAGGAGAAGGGCCGCGAGTACGTGGTGATCCTGGGCATGGCCGAGAAACGGGTGGGGCTCGTGGTGGACGCCCTGGTCGGGGAAGAGGAGGTCGTCATCAAGAGCCTGGGCAGCTACCTCACCGACACTCCGGGCATCGCGGGGGCCACCATCCGGGGGGACGGCCGGGTGACCCTGATCGTGGACGTCAACCAGCTCCTGGGCCTGGCGGCCCGGCTGCGCCACGGGGCCCCCGCGCGGGCGGCAGCCTGA
- a CDS encoding protein-glutamate O-methyltransferase CheR — MNPAASVFTPTGVEPLSDEEFQRVRAFVYERSGLAFEESKRFLLESRVRKRLRAVGLTGVDAYLEMVRSPLRGAAELLELLDELTTHETSFFRGAPQLEALRKRVLPGLLAARAHQGERSLRVWSAACSSGEEPYTLAMLVAEALGEELGRWDARIVATDVSQSMLARARVAEYGPYSLRTAPAYFVQKYFEAPGPQVFRVRPEVARLVEVRFLNFADEGAMWAMRGFHLIFCRNALIYFDREARRRCVEHFARAVEPGGYLFVGHAESLHGLTDALKPVHFPGALAYRKPLTDTESLLGRSDP; from the coding sequence GTGAACCCGGCCGCTTCGGTCTTCACCCCAACAGGGGTCGAGCCCTTGTCGGACGAGGAGTTCCAGCGAGTTCGTGCTTTCGTGTACGAGCGCAGCGGCCTCGCGTTCGAGGAGAGCAAGCGGTTCCTCCTGGAGAGCCGGGTGCGCAAGCGGCTGCGGGCGGTAGGGCTCACGGGGGTCGACGCGTACCTCGAGATGGTGCGCTCGCCCCTGCGGGGGGCCGCGGAGCTCCTGGAGCTCCTGGACGAGCTCACCACCCACGAGACGTCGTTCTTTCGCGGCGCGCCCCAGCTCGAAGCGCTGCGCAAGCGCGTACTGCCCGGGCTCCTGGCGGCCCGCGCCCACCAGGGGGAACGGTCGCTGCGGGTGTGGAGCGCCGCGTGCTCCTCGGGGGAGGAGCCCTACACCCTGGCCATGCTCGTGGCCGAAGCGCTGGGGGAGGAGCTGGGGCGCTGGGACGCGCGGATCGTGGCCACGGATGTGTCCCAGAGCATGCTGGCCCGGGCACGAGTGGCCGAGTACGGCCCCTACAGTCTTCGCACCGCGCCCGCGTACTTCGTGCAGAAATACTTCGAGGCCCCGGGGCCCCAGGTGTTTCGGGTGCGGCCCGAGGTCGCCCGCCTGGTGGAGGTGCGCTTCCTGAACTTCGCCGACGAGGGCGCCATGTGGGCCATGAGGGGGTTTCACCTGATCTTCTGCCGCAACGCCCTCATCTACTTCGACCGGGAGGCCAGGCGGCGTTGCGTGGAGCACTTTGCCCGGGCCGTCGAACCCGGAGGATATCTGTTCGTGGGGCATGCCGAGTCCCTCCACGGCCTCACGGACGCCCTCAAACCCGTCCACTTTCCCGGCGCCCTGGCCTATCGGAAACCCCTGACCGACACGGAGTCACTGCTCGGGAGGAGCGATCCATGA
- a CDS encoding chemotaxis response regulator protein-glutamate methylesterase — protein sequence MIRVLVVDDSAFMRTALSRMLEADPEVQVVGTARDGLHALERVAELDPDLVTLDVEMPRMDGLEALRRIMATSPRPVLMVSSLTAEGAEVTLQALDEGALDYIPKSIGGNVLDIVQIEHTLREKVRTLGRRRAPPAAPRPAPSPALASAPARPAAPRPRPGLGQPRFVAVGASTGGPPALQKFFAGLPPGFSAPVAVVQHMPKAFTGPFARRLSGLGPLQVKEAESGDRLEAGWGFVAPGGTHLVVRREGAHLVLRLTDHPAESLHKPSVDVMFRSFAEAAGPATLAVVLTGMGSDGREGVRALKEHGARAIAQDAASCVVYGMPRAVVEAGLADAVLPMGEIPGAVGVAVGGAQG from the coding sequence GTGATCCGAGTGCTGGTGGTGGACGACTCGGCTTTCATGCGGACGGCCCTGTCCAGGATGCTGGAAGCCGACCCGGAGGTGCAGGTGGTGGGCACCGCCCGGGACGGCCTCCACGCCCTGGAGCGGGTGGCCGAGCTCGACCCAGACCTGGTGACCCTGGACGTGGAGATGCCGCGCATGGACGGCCTGGAGGCCCTGCGCCGCATCATGGCCACCTCCCCGCGCCCGGTGCTCATGGTCTCGAGCCTCACGGCGGAGGGGGCGGAGGTCACCCTGCAGGCCCTCGACGAGGGGGCGCTCGACTACATCCCCAAGAGCATCGGGGGCAACGTGCTCGACATCGTCCAGATCGAGCACACCCTGCGGGAAAAGGTACGCACCCTGGGCCGCCGCCGGGCCCCCCCCGCAGCCCCCCGCCCCGCCCCCTCGCCGGCGCTGGCCTCGGCACCTGCGCGTCCTGCGGCCCCCCGGCCGCGGCCGGGGCTGGGGCAGCCGCGGTTCGTGGCCGTGGGCGCCTCCACCGGCGGCCCCCCGGCCCTGCAGAAGTTCTTCGCCGGGCTCCCCCCGGGCTTCTCGGCCCCGGTCGCCGTGGTGCAGCACATGCCCAAGGCCTTTACCGGGCCCTTCGCCCGGCGCCTGAGCGGGCTGGGGCCCTTGCAGGTGAAGGAAGCCGAGAGCGGCGACCGGCTGGAGGCGGGATGGGGCTTCGTGGCGCCCGGCGGAACCCATCTGGTGGTGCGCCGCGAGGGCGCCCACCTGGTGCTGCGGTTGACGGACCACCCCGCCGAGAGCCTCCACAAGCCCAGCGTGGACGTGATGTTCCGCTCCTTCGCCGAGGCGGCGGGGCCCGCGACCCTGGCCGTGGTCCTCACCGGCATGGGCTCGGACGGGAGGGAAGGGGTGCGGGCCCTCAAGGAACACGGGGCCCGGGCCATCGCCCAGGACGCCGCAAGCTGCGTCGTGTACGGCATGCCCCGCGCGGTGGTGGAAGCGGGCCTGGCCGACGCCGTGCTCCCCATGGGGGAGATTCCCGGAGCCGTCGGGGTCGCCGTGGGGGGAGCGCAGGGGTGA
- the flhB gene encoding flagellar biosynthesis protein FlhB, with amino-acid sequence MAGDDQEKTESATPKRRREAREEGQMARSPEVLTAFVLAAGVLGLWIGAGNIYAELRSLSVDLLRMGDGQELTGAATVALAVRVVGALVRALAPLLVAALVGGIAGNVVQVGFLVSFKALEPNWGRLDPFKGLKNLFQKAKIIDLAKNILKVVLIGWVAYLAVRGRLGEIPYLTDLPTRGFLAYLLELGFAILKYVLLVYVVIALLDYAFQRWQFEERIKMSKQEVKDEYKDTEGDPLIKSRIRSLQREMARRRMMAEVPKSDVVVTNPTHVAVALRYDPAEMDAPRVVAKGADRVAERILELAREHRIPLYEAPPIARALYREAELGDPIPADLFQAVAEILAHVYRAAGKEVPR; translated from the coding sequence ATGGCGGGCGACGATCAGGAAAAGACCGAGTCCGCAACACCCAAGCGCCGGCGGGAGGCCCGGGAAGAGGGCCAGATGGCCCGCAGCCCCGAGGTCCTCACGGCCTTCGTGCTCGCCGCGGGCGTGCTGGGGCTGTGGATCGGGGCAGGCAACATCTACGCCGAGCTGCGCTCCCTCTCGGTGGACCTCCTGCGCATGGGGGACGGGCAGGAGCTCACGGGGGCGGCCACGGTCGCGCTCGCGGTGCGGGTGGTGGGGGCCCTGGTCCGGGCCCTGGCGCCCCTGCTGGTGGCGGCCCTGGTGGGGGGCATCGCGGGCAACGTGGTACAGGTGGGGTTCCTGGTGTCCTTCAAGGCGCTGGAGCCCAACTGGGGGCGGCTCGATCCCTTCAAGGGCCTGAAGAACCTCTTCCAGAAGGCCAAGATCATCGATCTGGCCAAGAATATCCTCAAGGTGGTCCTGATCGGGTGGGTGGCGTACCTGGCCGTTCGGGGCCGCCTGGGGGAAATCCCCTATCTCACCGACCTGCCCACCCGGGGCTTCCTCGCGTACCTGCTGGAGCTCGGGTTCGCCATCCTCAAGTACGTGCTCCTCGTCTACGTGGTCATCGCGCTCCTGGACTACGCCTTCCAGCGGTGGCAGTTCGAGGAGCGCATCAAGATGTCGAAGCAGGAGGTCAAGGACGAGTACAAGGACACGGAGGGGGATCCCCTCATCAAGAGCCGCATCCGGAGCCTCCAGCGCGAGATGGCCCGGCGGCGCATGATGGCCGAGGTGCCCAAGTCCGACGTGGTGGTCACCAACCCCACCCACGTCGCGGTGGCCCTGCGCTACGACCCAGCCGAGATGGACGCTCCCCGGGTGGTGGCCAAGGGAGCCGACCGGGTGGCCGAGCGCATCCTGGAGCTGGCCCGGGAGCACCGCATTCCCCTCTACGAGGCCCCCCCCATCGCCCGAGCCCTGTACCGCGAGGCAGAGCTCGGCGACCCCATCCCCGCAGACCTCTTCCAGGCCGTGGCCGAGATCCTGGCCCACGTCTACCGCGCCGCCGGCAAGGAGGTCCCGCGGTAG
- the fliR gene encoding flagellar biosynthetic protein FliR has translation MDLLGITEARFFAFLLVLLRMGALFAFAPVFSTPFVPTQVKAAAVLGLSAALTALGFPGEVAVPASAAELVALGVQELLLGLLIGFIARLVFAAVQFGGQLIGFQMGLGIVSVLDPQSETQISVVSQFQFILAVLLFLAVGGEGMLLEVFAHNLTAVPPGKPLLTGPLIGAVAHLTGEVFSLGLKLAAPVVAALFASQVLLGVFARSVPQMNMLVLGFPLQILVGFTVMGLAVRHWGRAMLHAFSETFEALRGLAALLG, from the coding sequence ATGGACCTTCTCGGCATCACCGAAGCCCGCTTCTTCGCCTTTCTGCTGGTGCTCCTGCGGATGGGGGCGCTCTTTGCCTTCGCGCCGGTCTTCTCCACCCCGTTCGTGCCGACCCAGGTGAAGGCCGCGGCGGTGCTGGGGCTCAGCGCGGCGCTCACGGCCCTGGGGTTTCCGGGGGAGGTGGCGGTGCCGGCGTCGGCGGCGGAGCTCGTGGCCCTGGGGGTGCAGGAGCTCCTCCTGGGCCTCCTCATCGGCTTCATCGCGCGCCTGGTGTTCGCGGCCGTCCAGTTCGGCGGGCAGCTCATCGGCTTTCAGATGGGCTTGGGAATCGTGAGCGTGCTCGACCCGCAGTCCGAGACCCAGATCTCGGTGGTGAGCCAGTTCCAGTTCATCCTGGCGGTGCTCCTGTTCCTCGCCGTGGGGGGAGAGGGGATGCTGCTGGAGGTCTTTGCGCACAACCTCACGGCGGTCCCGCCGGGCAAGCCGCTCCTCACCGGACCCCTGATCGGCGCGGTGGCGCACCTGACCGGCGAGGTCTTCAGCCTGGGGCTCAAGCTCGCGGCCCCCGTGGTGGCGGCGCTCTTTGCCTCCCAGGTCCTCTTGGGAGTCTTTGCCCGGTCGGTGCCGCAGATGAACATGCTGGTGCTGGGGTTCCCCCTCCAGATCCTGGTGGGCTTCACGGTCATGGGGCTTGCGGTGCGCCACTGGGGGCGCGCGATGCTCCACGCCTTCTCCGAGACCTTCGAGGCCCTGCGGGGGCTCGCGGCGCTCCTGGGCTGA
- a CDS encoding DUF5675 family protein — protein MTWGALWRRLRGSPAPAANAVRAAEPAPPASGPETSPELPRLHLLRTDTGDHGTFGVLTACGPGGPYACQSAEPPWRDNRRNLSAIPPGRYRCVWHRSPRYGWVYWVQEVPGRDGILLHAGNLAGDREQGLKTHTEGCLLPGAYRGLLEGQRAVLASRVALGRLVEALGGAAAPEIRLTVEEGYR, from the coding sequence GTGACCTGGGGGGCCCTGTGGCGGCGGCTGCGGGGGAGCCCGGCGCCGGCCGCGAACGCCGTTCGCGCTGCGGAGCCCGCGCCCCCGGCATCGGGCCCGGAGACCTCGCCGGAGCTCCCCCGGCTGCACCTGCTGCGCACCGACACCGGCGACCACGGCACCTTCGGGGTACTCACCGCCTGCGGGCCCGGGGGCCCCTACGCCTGCCAGAGCGCCGAACCGCCCTGGAGGGACAACCGCCGCAACCTCTCGGCCATCCCCCCCGGGCGGTACCGCTGCGTATGGCACCGCTCGCCCCGGTACGGGTGGGTCTACTGGGTGCAGGAGGTGCCCGGCCGCGACGGCATCCTGCTCCACGCGGGCAACCTGGCCGGCGACCGCGAGCAGGGCCTCAAGACCCACACCGAGGGGTGCCTGTTGCCCGGGGCCTACCGGGGCCTCCTGGAGGGACAGCGGGCCGTTCTGGCCTCCCGCGTGGCCCTGGGGCGCCTGGTGGAGGCTCTGGGGGGCGCCGCGGCTCCCGAGATACGGCTCACCGTAGAGGAGGGCTACCGATGA